From the genome of Solidesulfovibrio carbinolicus, one region includes:
- a CDS encoding response regulator, whose protein sequence is MRALIVDDDFYSRSFLEYILHPYARCDAAVNGEDAVMAFQKALEAGDPYGLVFMDLLMPVIDGPRALKEIREIEKDCGLAPEACAKIVITSVLEDGEDTHNAMYLGGATSFLQKPVDEGSILAELRRLGCLPAEA, encoded by the coding sequence ATGAGGGCGCTTATTGTCGATGACGATTTTTACAGCCGAAGCTTTCTCGAATACATCCTGCATCCTTACGCCCGGTGCGACGCCGCCGTGAACGGCGAGGACGCGGTCATGGCCTTCCAGAAGGCCCTGGAAGCCGGCGATCCCTACGGACTGGTCTTCATGGATTTGCTCATGCCGGTCATCGACGGACCTCGGGCGCTCAAGGAAATCCGCGAGATCGAAAAGGACTGCGGCCTCGCCCCCGAGGCCTGCGCCAAGATCGTCATCACTTCGGTGCTGGAGGACGGCGAGGACACCCACAACGCCATGTATCTGGGCGGGGCCACCTCGTTTCTGCAAAAGCCCGTGGACGAAGGCTCCATCCTGGCCGAACTGCGCCGCCTGGGCTGTCTGCCCGCCGAGGCCTGA
- a CDS encoding ATP-binding protein, which translates to MDKHSSIQLYKIFVVAFFVCASPFVAVIAYVAWSEYGRERSAIELETTRAVSGLIVIQEKLTQNAKILLSTLANTEEFKRLDARAMSETFRNIKSVYNDYANFHAVYPDGAVFASAAPIPAGGVSLADRKHVIDVLATKGFAIGEYIISRLTFEPVLPFSYPVTDSQGNIVAILIAVVRLSNYAGYFSQAKLPEDSSIILLDHAFRTLLASNDRGEPRQVGSVNAVLRDAFLGNRHVFSSRAIDGIDRIYSIQGVTLGTTTKPYLFIAIGVPTEVARQRSLDALKLWIVLGVFVIAFSFIASLVLLKMKIALHCSKIYEAAVAFKDGLLAARTGLRAKDGDIGLVGEAFDAMAQAMEEGILALRETEARFRTLVEQAPEAIVVADVDREAIVLVNARAEALFGCTEQELRRHGVHRFYAPRQPDGKPVAESIRENWSRALAGEDIIVERWLVNAQGQHLVCEVRLVRFPSKNDVPMVRSSWIDITQRKREEEALRHAIQAAEAANRAKSIFLDNMSHEIRTPINGVNGMLLLMQSTDLDEEQRLYIENAKFACTRLSKLLTAILDYTTLEANGPQLENKFFSVVGLLNKVKDAHVELAIAKGLQFDVELDPAVPAHLLGDEGKVAKILGCLVENALKFTLEGFVQVTVFSAPRDTARGRSVVFAVADSGIGMEEDCLDSIFEPFFQGETSYTRQFQGAGLGLAFACRLARAMGGEIAVESRPEQGTTMWLLLPFRLPWSQIAGEG; encoded by the coding sequence ATGGACAAGCACAGCAGCATCCAGCTTTACAAGATATTTGTTGTCGCATTTTTTGTCTGCGCCTCGCCGTTCGTCGCCGTCATTGCCTATGTCGCCTGGAGCGAGTACGGCCGGGAGCGCAGCGCCATTGAGCTGGAAACGACCCGGGCCGTGTCCGGCCTCATCGTCATTCAGGAAAAACTCACCCAGAACGCCAAGATCCTGCTCTCCACCCTGGCCAACACCGAGGAGTTCAAGCGCCTGGACGCCCGGGCTATGTCGGAGACGTTTCGCAACATCAAGTCCGTCTACAATGATTACGCCAATTTTCACGCCGTCTATCCCGATGGGGCGGTTTTTGCCTCGGCGGCGCCGATCCCGGCTGGCGGCGTCTCCCTCGCCGACCGCAAGCATGTGATCGATGTTTTGGCGACCAAGGGTTTCGCCATTGGAGAATACATCATCAGCCGGCTGACCTTCGAGCCGGTGCTGCCCTTTTCCTATCCCGTCACCGACAGCCAGGGAAACATCGTCGCCATCCTGATCGCCGTGGTACGGCTCTCCAACTATGCCGGCTATTTTTCCCAGGCCAAGCTCCCCGAGGATTCGAGCATCATCCTGCTTGACCATGCCTTTCGGACGCTGCTTGCCAGCAACGACCGAGGCGAGCCGCGTCAGGTCGGCTCGGTCAACGCCGTGCTGCGAGACGCCTTTTTGGGCAACCGGCACGTGTTCTCGTCCCGAGCCATTGACGGCATCGACAGGATCTACAGCATCCAGGGCGTGACGCTGGGCACGACGACCAAGCCCTATCTGTTCATCGCCATCGGCGTGCCCACGGAAGTCGCCCGCCAGCGTTCCCTCGACGCCCTCAAGCTCTGGATCGTGCTCGGCGTGTTTGTCATCGCCTTCTCGTTTATCGCCTCGCTGGTGTTGCTCAAGATGAAGATCGCGCTGCATTGCTCCAAGATCTATGAAGCCGCCGTGGCCTTCAAGGACGGGCTGTTGGCCGCAAGGACCGGCCTGCGCGCCAAGGACGGCGACATTGGCCTGGTGGGCGAAGCTTTTGACGCCATGGCCCAGGCCATGGAAGAGGGCATCCTGGCCCTGCGGGAAACCGAAGCGCGTTTCCGGACCCTGGTCGAGCAGGCCCCGGAAGCTATCGTTGTGGCCGATGTGGATCGGGAAGCCATTGTTCTGGTCAACGCCAGGGCCGAGGCGCTGTTTGGTTGCACCGAGCAGGAACTGCGCCGCCATGGGGTGCACCGATTCTACGCCCCCAGGCAGCCCGACGGGAAGCCTGTGGCCGAGTCCATCCGGGAAAACTGGAGCAGGGCCCTGGCTGGCGAAGACATTATTGTCGAGCGCTGGCTCGTCAACGCCCAGGGGCAACATCTGGTCTGCGAAGTACGCCTCGTTCGTTTTCCCTCAAAAAACGACGTGCCCATGGTCCGATCCAGCTGGATCGACATCACCCAGCGCAAGCGCGAGGAAGAAGCGTTGCGCCACGCCATCCAGGCGGCGGAAGCCGCCAACAGGGCCAAGTCGATCTTTCTGGACAACATGAGCCACGAGATCCGCACGCCCATCAACGGGGTGAACGGCATGTTGCTCCTGATGCAGTCCACGGACCTTGATGAGGAGCAACGGCTGTATATCGAGAACGCCAAATTCGCCTGCACGAGGTTGTCCAAGCTCCTGACCGCCATCCTCGATTATACGACTTTGGAAGCCAACGGGCCGCAGCTTGAGAATAAGTTCTTTTCCGTCGTCGGCCTGCTCAACAAGGTCAAGGACGCCCATGTCGAACTGGCCATAGCCAAGGGACTCCAGTTCGACGTGGAGCTTGATCCCGCCGTTCCCGCCCACCTCCTCGGCGACGAGGGCAAGGTGGCCAAGATCCTCGGCTGCCTCGTCGAAAACGCCTTGAAGTTCACCCTGGAGGGTTTTGTCCAGGTCACGGTGTTTAGTGCGCCACGGGATACGGCAAGGGGGCGCAGCGTCGTCTTTGCCGTGGCCGATTCCGGCATCGGCATGGAGGAAGACTGTCTGGACAGCATCTTCGAGCCGTTTTTCCAAGGAGAAACCAGCTATACGCGGCAGTTCCAGGGAGCCGGCCTCGGCCTGGCCTTCGCCTGCCGGCTGGCCCGGGCCATGGGCGGCGAAATCGCGGTGGAAAGCCGGCCGGAGCAGGGGACGACCATGTGGCTGCTCCTGCCCTTCCGGCTGCCCTGGAGCCAGATTGCCGGGGAAGGATGA
- a CDS encoding NAD(P)/FAD-dependent oxidoreductase, whose protein sequence is MTRKRLILAGCGHAHLPVLARLPEFVAAGVEVVCLAPGPTLAYSGMGPGLLTGRYGLADLTFPVAALCQAGGGVFRRGLAVAVEPAARRLLLADGGRLDYDAASFGLGSRVLPDFAADGSPAPVAYPVKPIENLLLARQDIQARAVEGERVRVLVAGGGPAGFEVAACLLELLRQCGLPGEDLAVAAPRGLLPGWPARAARLAEASIQRRGGRIILARVQALKAGQAVFADGTSWACDVVLAATGTRPPGLFAAAGLTAGGPDGGLAVTRRLHHPLYPELFGGGDCIDFTPCPLPRAGVYAVRQGPVLAANLLAYLTGRELIPFCRDGRDYLSLLNCGDGRAILRKGRLVAQGRWAMVLKDRIDRRFMRSFPLPEPGRAAAHAGGGPPP, encoded by the coding sequence ATGACCCGAAAACGCCTCATCCTGGCTGGCTGCGGCCACGCCCATTTGCCCGTGTTGGCCCGGCTGCCCGAATTCGTGGCCGCCGGAGTCGAGGTGGTGTGCCTGGCCCCGGGGCCGACCCTGGCTTATTCCGGTATGGGGCCGGGACTGCTGACTGGCCGCTACGGCCTGGCCGACCTGACCTTTCCCGTGGCTGCCCTGTGCCAGGCCGGCGGCGGCGTCTTCAGGCGCGGCCTGGCCGTGGCCGTGGAACCGGCCGCCCGGCGGCTGCTCCTGGCCGACGGAGGCCGCCTGGACTACGACGCGGCGAGCTTTGGCCTGGGCAGCCGGGTGCTGCCGGATTTTGCCGCCGACGGCAGCCCCGCGCCCGTGGCGTACCCGGTCAAACCCATTGAGAATTTGCTGCTGGCGCGCCAGGACATCCAGGCCCGGGCGGTCGAGGGCGAACGCGTGCGGGTGCTGGTGGCCGGCGGCGGGCCGGCCGGCTTCGAGGTGGCGGCGTGCCTGCTGGAATTGTTGCGCCAGTGCGGCCTGCCCGGCGAGGATCTGGCCGTGGCCGCGCCGCGCGGTCTGCTGCCGGGCTGGCCGGCCCGGGCCGCGCGCCTGGCCGAGGCCTCGATCCAGCGGCGGGGCGGGCGGATAATTCTCGCACGGGTGCAGGCCCTCAAGGCGGGGCAGGCCGTTTTTGCCGACGGCACGTCCTGGGCCTGCGACGTGGTCCTGGCCGCCACGGGCACGCGCCCGCCCGGGCTGTTCGCGGCTGCCGGCCTGACTGCCGGCGGACCGGACGGCGGGCTTGCCGTCACCCGCCGGCTCCACCATCCGCTCTACCCGGAACTCTTCGGCGGCGGGGACTGCATCGATTTCACCCCGTGTCCGTTGCCCCGGGCCGGGGTCTATGCCGTGCGCCAGGGGCCGGTCCTGGCCGCCAATCTGCTGGCCTATCTGACCGGCCGGGAATTGATCCCCTTTTGCCGCGACGGCCGGGACTATCTCTCCCTGCTCAACTGCGGCGACGGGAGGGCGATCTTGCGCAAGGGGAGGCTTGTGGCCCAGGGGCGCTGGGCCATGGTCCTCAAGGATCGGATCGACCGGCGGTTTATGCGGTCGTTTCCGCTGCCGGAGCCGGGCAGGGCGGCGGCGCATGCAGGGGGTGGCCCACCACCTTGA
- a CDS encoding PEP/pyruvate-binding domain-containing protein, with product MFGKLARAVKGLFCDTQSETPQGLTEEQIQTEFKKRYHHFKLLLTANKKALELMTEMEEALNGRRTFGMAFIRAHSTGVSVNVYKIIEHLNAIAPGRYAELYNRIKDIQRRIGECLASSCTLETAPDLVIPLDQAGRDQADLVGGKMAGLGEIVRRTGLPVPPGFAVTARAYHRLIEHNDLKDEIYRLLQTAGPDDQRNLLILSSQIRNKITEAELPSDVSKAILGAYETLCRTLGREASVSLRSSALGEDEAGQTFAGQFSSKLNVGPEDILQSYKEIIASKYSPQAMTYRLNRGIPDEDVAMCVGVMAMVDAVAGGVIYSRNPLDIRDDSIHIHSAFGLPKSVVDGSVGTDEFVFERERPPRLTARHIREKDQAFLCLPGEGVCRTETSGERALMPSITDEQALALAEATVTLEAMYGAPVDVEWAIDAAGSLAFLQCRELVQLPSQTGGGSDRVHGTPLLSGGVTASPGAGFGPVFVVRREADLLQFPRGAVLVAVEAPPRYASIIDRAAAIVTEKGGAAGHLANVAREFRVPSIMGLAGATHRLAPGTEVTVDADGRAVYPGRLEELLAEAEAQRQPAPERITPMHAILRRVMDQITPLSLIDPNAPEFAPENCKTLHDVTRFCHEKSVTEMFNFGQEFHFSKRAAKQLKYKGTAMKWWFINLDDGFVGEVPGKYVKLEEICSIPVGALWDGIIAIPWQGPPPVDGRGLMSIIVQASTNPHLEAASHSSFAERNYFMVSRNYMCLSSRFGFHFCTVETLVGDRPSENYVSFQFKGGAAEYSRRRRRAQFVGEILELQGFVVEVNEDASFARINGGPEDEMLRGLTVIGYMLMHTRQLDMIMHNEPLVQSYKQKILDDLVKVVGHPLHAPPPCPAPAAETTA from the coding sequence GTGTTCGGCAAACTCGCGCGCGCGGTCAAGGGGCTTTTCTGCGACACCCAGTCGGAGACGCCCCAGGGCCTGACCGAAGAGCAGATCCAGACCGAGTTCAAGAAGCGCTACCACCATTTCAAGCTGCTGCTCACGGCCAACAAAAAGGCCCTGGAGCTCATGACCGAAATGGAAGAGGCCTTAAACGGCCGGCGCACCTTCGGCATGGCCTTTATCCGCGCCCATTCCACCGGCGTGTCCGTCAACGTCTACAAGATCATTGAGCACTTAAACGCCATCGCGCCCGGCCGGTACGCCGAGCTGTATAACCGCATCAAGGACATCCAGCGCCGCATTGGCGAATGCCTGGCCAGCTCGTGCACCCTGGAGACCGCGCCCGATCTGGTCATCCCCCTGGATCAGGCCGGCCGCGATCAGGCCGATCTGGTGGGCGGCAAGATGGCCGGGCTGGGCGAAATCGTGCGCCGCACCGGCCTGCCCGTGCCGCCGGGGTTTGCCGTCACCGCCCGGGCCTACCACCGCCTCATCGAACACAACGACCTCAAGGACGAAATCTACCGCCTGCTCCAGACCGCCGGCCCCGACGACCAGCGCAATCTGCTCATTTTAAGCTCCCAGATCCGCAACAAGATCACCGAGGCCGAGCTGCCTTCCGACGTGTCCAAGGCCATCCTGGGGGCCTACGAGACGCTTTGCCGCACCCTGGGGCGCGAGGCGTCGGTGTCGCTTCGCAGCTCGGCCCTGGGCGAGGACGAGGCCGGCCAGACCTTCGCCGGCCAGTTTTCTTCCAAGCTCAACGTCGGCCCCGAGGACATCCTCCAGTCCTACAAGGAGATCATCGCCAGCAAGTACAGTCCCCAAGCCATGACCTACCGCCTCAACCGGGGCATCCCCGACGAGGACGTGGCCATGTGCGTGGGGGTGATGGCCATGGTGGACGCCGTGGCCGGCGGGGTCATCTATTCCCGCAATCCCCTGGACATCCGCGACGACTCCATCCACATCCACAGCGCCTTTGGCCTGCCCAAGTCCGTGGTGGACGGATCGGTCGGCACCGACGAATTCGTCTTTGAGCGCGAGCGCCCGCCCCGGCTCACGGCCCGCCACATCCGGGAAAAGGACCAGGCCTTCCTGTGCCTGCCCGGCGAAGGCGTGTGCCGCACGGAGACCTCGGGCGAACGGGCGCTTATGCCAAGCATCACCGACGAACAGGCCCTGGCCCTGGCCGAGGCCACCGTCACCCTGGAGGCCATGTACGGCGCGCCGGTGGACGTGGAGTGGGCCATCGACGCTGCGGGGAGCCTTGCCTTCCTGCAATGCCGGGAGCTGGTGCAGCTGCCGAGCCAGACCGGGGGAGGAAGCGACCGCGTGCACGGCACGCCGCTGCTCTCCGGCGGCGTCACGGCCAGCCCCGGGGCGGGCTTCGGCCCGGTCTTCGTGGTGCGCCGCGAGGCCGATCTCTTGCAATTTCCACGCGGGGCGGTGCTGGTGGCCGTGGAAGCCCCGCCGCGCTACGCCTCCATCATCGACCGGGCAGCGGCCATCGTCACGGAAAAGGGCGGCGCGGCCGGCCATCTGGCCAACGTGGCCCGGGAATTTCGCGTGCCGTCCATCATGGGCCTGGCCGGGGCCACACACCGCCTGGCCCCGGGGACCGAGGTCACCGTGGACGCCGACGGCCGGGCCGTCTATCCGGGCCGGCTGGAGGAACTGCTGGCCGAGGCCGAAGCCCAGCGCCAGCCCGCGCCCGAGCGCATCACCCCCATGCACGCCATCCTGCGCCGGGTCATGGATCAGATTACGCCGCTGTCGCTCATTGACCCCAACGCCCCGGAATTCGCTCCGGAAAACTGCAAGACGCTCCACGACGTGACCCGCTTTTGCCACGAGAAATCCGTCACCGAGATGTTCAATTTCGGGCAGGAATTCCACTTCTCCAAGCGGGCGGCCAAGCAGCTCAAGTACAAGGGCACGGCCATGAAGTGGTGGTTTATCAACCTCGACGACGGCTTTGTCGGCGAGGTGCCCGGCAAGTACGTCAAGCTGGAGGAAATCTGCTCTATTCCGGTGGGGGCCTTGTGGGACGGCATCATCGCCATCCCCTGGCAGGGGCCGCCGCCGGTGGACGGACGGGGGCTCATGTCCATCATCGTCCAGGCCTCCACCAACCCGCACCTGGAGGCCGCCTCCCATTCGTCCTTCGCCGAGCGCAACTATTTCATGGTTTCCCGCAATTACATGTGTTTAAGCTCCCGCTTCGGGTTCCACTTCTGCACTGTGGAGACGCTCGTTGGCGACCGGCCGTCGGAAAACTACGTGAGCTTCCAGTTCAAGGGCGGCGCGGCCGAGTATTCCCGGCGGCGGCGGCGGGCGCAGTTCGTGGGCGAGATCTTGGAGCTTCAGGGCTTTGTGGTGGAGGTCAACGAAGACGCGTCGTTCGCCCGCATCAACGGCGGGCCGGAAGACGAGATGCTGCGGGGGCTGACCGTCATCGGCTACATGCTCATGCACACCCGCCAGCTCGACATGATCATGCACAACGAGCCGCTGGTGCAAAGCTACAAGCAAAAAATCCTCGACGATCTGGTCAAGGTGGTGGGCCACCCCCTGCATGCGCCGCCGCCCTGCCCGGCTCCGGCAGCGGAAACGACCGCATAA
- a CDS encoding sensor domain-containing diguanylate cyclase — protein MVDDGAELRTEVAVLRRRVADLEAERDRLQETERVLRQGEERYRRLLESVTDYVYTVTVQGGRAVATDHGPNCEAVTGYTADEYRANPMLWLDMAPPEDRPLVLENAARLLAGEDTGPFEHRILHKDGTVRHVRNTPVLRFDAAGRLVAYDGIINDITERKRAEELFTRLSLHDGLTGLPGRALYMDRLRQAIGQAERRGERVAVYFIDLDRFKDVNDVHGHEVGDMVLAMAAKRIAGCVRRSDTVARLGGDEFVAVTPGIGEPDNASAIAAKMVSALAEPFEARGAVCRLGGSVGVAFYPDDATRGGELLRLADAAMYAAKKAGRNGWRMAGDVGAGA, from the coding sequence ATGGTGGACGACGGAGCGGAGTTGCGGACCGAGGTCGCGGTCTTGCGGCGTCGCGTGGCCGATCTGGAAGCCGAGCGGGACCGGTTGCAGGAAACGGAGCGGGTGCTGCGCCAGGGCGAGGAACGCTATCGCCGGCTCCTCGAATCGGTGACGGACTATGTCTATACGGTGACGGTGCAAGGCGGCCGAGCTGTGGCCACGGACCACGGCCCCAACTGCGAGGCGGTCACCGGCTACACGGCCGACGAGTACCGAGCCAACCCCATGCTGTGGCTGGACATGGCTCCGCCCGAGGACCGGCCCTTGGTGCTGGAAAACGCGGCCCGACTGCTGGCCGGCGAGGACACCGGGCCTTTCGAGCACCGCATCCTCCACAAGGACGGCACGGTGCGCCATGTGCGCAACACGCCGGTGCTGCGTTTCGACGCCGCCGGCAGGCTTGTGGCTTATGACGGCATCATCAACGACATCACCGAGCGCAAGCGGGCCGAGGAGCTTTTCACGCGGCTTTCGCTCCATGACGGCCTGACCGGGTTGCCGGGCCGGGCGCTCTACATGGACCGGCTGCGCCAAGCCATCGGCCAGGCCGAAAGGCGCGGGGAGCGGGTGGCGGTCTATTTCATCGATCTGGACCGGTTCAAGGACGTCAACGACGTGCACGGTCACGAGGTGGGCGATATGGTGTTGGCCATGGCGGCCAAGCGCATCGCCGGCTGCGTACGGCGTTCGGACACGGTGGCGCGCCTTGGCGGCGACGAGTTCGTGGCCGTGACCCCGGGCATCGGCGAACCGGACAACGCGTCGGCCATCGCCGCCAAAATGGTGTCGGCCCTGGCCGAACCGTTCGAGGCGCGGGGCGCGGTGTGTCGGTTGGGCGGCAGCGTCGGCGTGGCCTTTTACCCGGACGACGCGACGCGCGGCGGCGAGCTGTTGCGGCTGGCCGACGCAGCCATGTACGCGGCCAAAAAAGCCGGCCGCAACGGCTGGCGCATGGCCGGGGATGTGGGGGCGGGAGCATAA
- a CDS encoding STAS domain-containing protein: MSRIAITNRHGVLWARSDGPLGNPAALELETAVLETATIGRYAVSVLDLTQTPSIDSSGVGALVRLQTALATKGRRLILANPTPAVADELRLRDLHAFFQIAYDLHPDMDQEELLLASDL; the protein is encoded by the coding sequence ATGAGCCGCATAGCCATCACCAACCGCCACGGCGTCCTGTGGGCCCGCTCCGACGGGCCTCTGGGCAACCCCGCCGCCCTGGAACTCGAAACCGCTGTTCTCGAAACCGCCACCATCGGCCGCTACGCCGTCAGCGTCCTGGACCTGACCCAGACGCCCAGCATCGACAGCAGCGGCGTGGGCGCGCTGGTGCGGCTGCAAACCGCCCTGGCCACCAAAGGCCGCCGCCTCATCCTGGCCAACCCAACCCCCGCCGTGGCCGACGAACTGCGGCTGCGCGACCTGCACGCTTTTTTCCAGATCGCCTACGACCTGCACCCCGACATGGACCAGGAAGAACTGCTCCTGGCCAGCGACCTCTAA
- a CDS encoding CBS and ACT domain-containing protein, protein MLIKDWMSKTPVTAKATTSIMKAAKLMKENGFGRLPVVDDDGRLVGIVTDRDVKEASPSKATTLDMHELYYLLSEIKVGDIMTKTVISVSPDDTVEKAAVLMLRHNVGGMPVVDAKGLVVGVITDSDIFKVLVSITGVLSGGLQLAFELPNVAGSLKTILDDLKAHDVRILSILTNYDDDAPETRKVYIRVRPMDDAKAQEVVARLKANHNLLYWAKDVM, encoded by the coding sequence ATGCTGATTAAGGATTGGATGAGCAAGACCCCGGTCACGGCCAAGGCGACCACCTCCATCATGAAGGCCGCCAAGCTCATGAAGGAAAACGGTTTCGGCCGGCTGCCCGTGGTCGACGACGACGGCCGCCTCGTCGGCATCGTCACCGACCGCGACGTCAAGGAGGCCTCGCCCTCCAAGGCCACCACCCTGGACATGCACGAGCTGTACTACCTGCTGTCCGAAATCAAGGTCGGCGACATCATGACCAAGACGGTCATCAGCGTCAGCCCCGACGACACCGTGGAAAAGGCCGCCGTGCTCATGCTGCGCCACAACGTCGGCGGCATGCCCGTGGTCGACGCCAAGGGCCTGGTCGTCGGCGTCATCACCGACAGCGACATCTTCAAGGTTCTCGTCAGCATCACCGGCGTGTTAAGCGGCGGCCTCCAGCTCGCCTTCGAACTGCCCAACGTCGCCGGCAGCCTCAAGACCATCCTCGACGACCTCAAGGCCCACGACGTGCGCATCTTGAGCATCCTCACCAACTACGACGACGATGCCCCGGAAACCCGCAAGGTCTACATCCGCGTGCGCCCCATGGACGACGCCAAGGCCCAGGAGGTGGTCGCGCGCCTCAAGGCCAACCACAACCTGCTCTACTGGGCCAAGGACGTCATGTAA
- a CDS encoding zinc-dependent alcohol dehydrogenase, which produces MQALLYRRSVWRYLACAAAARLAPRRFFPSLAPLSLETVPFDPPKGWLALVPRLCGICGSDLGLLRGAESPLLEPYASLPFILGHEMVATLAEDAPGLGLSAGARVVVEPGLPCQTRNLPPCRSCREGRYNRCERFLDGELPPGSFLGFTRRAGGAMATRTAAHPSRILAVPEGLGDEEAVLTDSLASALQPVLDHYPADGATVLVIGAGIVGQHVVRCLKALGGDFRVLVAARHGRQAELARAGGADEVIAARTRLELAEALGARYLPTTLGGGNIEGGADMVFDCVGGSRTFADALVALAAGGRYVMVGAGATLTGVDVSSLWFRELTVAGSSGCATGPDPRRGGERVRTYALALELLASGAYPTAGLLSHLFPLVRWREAFGAAFDKRASGSVKVAFDLR; this is translated from the coding sequence ATGCAGGCCCTCCTTTATCGTCGCAGCGTCTGGCGCTATCTGGCCTGCGCCGCCGCCGCCAGACTGGCTCCCCGGCGTTTTTTTCCTTCCCTGGCCCCGCTTTCCCTGGAAACCGTGCCCTTTGACCCGCCAAAAGGCTGGCTGGCGCTGGTTCCCCGGCTGTGCGGCATCTGCGGTTCCGATCTGGGGCTGTTGCGCGGGGCCGAGTCGCCGCTGCTTGAGCCTTACGCCAGTTTGCCCTTCATTTTGGGTCACGAGATGGTGGCGACCTTGGCCGAGGACGCGCCCGGGCTGGGTCTGTCCGCCGGGGCGCGGGTGGTGGTGGAGCCGGGGCTGCCCTGCCAGACGCGAAACCTGCCGCCCTGCCGCAGCTGCCGGGAGGGGCGCTACAACCGTTGCGAGCGGTTTTTGGACGGCGAACTGCCGCCGGGGTCGTTTCTGGGGTTCACCCGCCGGGCCGGCGGGGCCATGGCCACGCGCACGGCGGCCCACCCCTCGCGCATCCTGGCCGTGCCGGAGGGGCTTGGCGACGAGGAGGCGGTGCTGACCGACTCCCTGGCCTCGGCGCTCCAGCCGGTGCTGGACCATTATCCGGCCGACGGGGCCACGGTGCTGGTCATTGGCGCGGGCATCGTCGGGCAGCACGTGGTGCGTTGCTTAAAGGCCCTGGGCGGCGATTTCCGGGTGCTCGTGGCGGCGCGCCACGGCAGGCAGGCCGAGCTGGCCCGGGCCGGCGGGGCCGACGAGGTCATCGCCGCCCGCACCCGCCTGGAGCTGGCCGAGGCCCTGGGCGCGCGCTATCTGCCGACGACCTTGGGCGGCGGCAACATTGAGGGCGGGGCGGACATGGTTTTCGACTGCGTGGGTGGTTCGCGCACCTTTGCCGACGCCCTGGTCGCCCTGGCGGCGGGCGGGCGCTACGTCATGGTGGGGGCCGGAGCGACCCTCACCGGCGTGGACGTGTCGAGCCTGTGGTTTCGGGAACTGACCGTGGCCGGCTCGTCAGGCTGCGCCACCGGGCCGGACCCCCGCCGGGGCGGGGAGCGGGTGCGCACCTACGCCCTGGCCCTGGAGCTCTTGGCCTCGGGGGCCTACCCCACGGCCGGGCTGCTGAGCCATCTGTTCCCACTGGTCCGCTGGCGCGAGGCCTTTGGCGCGGCTTTTGACAAACGCGCCTCGGGCAGCGTCAAGGTGGCCTTCGACCTGCGTTGA